One Rhodospirillales bacterium DNA segment encodes these proteins:
- a CDS encoding glutathione S-transferase family protein yields the protein MSSELVLYTNPMSRGRIVRWILEEIGHPYQTELVPYGATMKAPEYRAINPMGKVPALKHGNVVITECAAICAYLADAFPAAALAPASGDRLRGPYYRWLFFFAGPLEAASTNKMLGVTVPEDKRGFVGYGSLDEVLAVIDAALSGRDFLVGDRFSAADVYASAHLGWGMQFGTVERRPRFERYCERHSARPAAIRAREIDDALLASQAEAPEPS from the coding sequence ATGTCCAGCGAGCTTGTCCTCTACACCAATCCGATGTCACGCGGTCGCATCGTGCGTTGGATCCTCGAGGAGATCGGCCACCCCTATCAAACCGAGCTGGTCCCATACGGGGCGACGATGAAGGCGCCCGAATACCGCGCGATCAATCCAATGGGTAAAGTCCCCGCGCTGAAACACGGCAACGTCGTGATCACCGAGTGCGCCGCGATCTGCGCTTATCTCGCCGACGCGTTCCCCGCCGCCGCGCTCGCGCCGGCCTCCGGCGATCGCCTGCGCGGGCCGTACTACCGCTGGCTGTTCTTCTTCGCGGGTCCGCTTGAAGCTGCGAGCACGAACAAGATGCTGGGGGTCACGGTACCCGAGGACAAGCGAGGGTTTGTCGGCTATGGCAGCCTTGACGAGGTACTGGCGGTGATCGACGCCGCCCTTTCCGGTCGCGATTTTCTTGTCGGCGACCGCTTTTCCGCCGCGGACGTCTATGCCAGCGCGCATCTCGGCTGGGGCATGCAGTTCGGTACCGTGGAACGGCGCCCCAGATTCGAGCGCTATTGCGAGCGGCACAGCGCCCGCCCGGCGGCGATCCGCGCGCGGGAAATCGACGACGCGCTGCTGGCGAGCCAAGCGGAAGCGCCTGAACCGTCCTGA